From Halobacillus sp. Marseille-Q1614, the proteins below share one genomic window:
- a CDS encoding TRAP transporter small permease, with protein MKFFRALDKVILKIEEFILGYAVLIIALMVVGNAVTRALFSYSIFFANEVSKIAIIVATFMGISYAARKGRHISMSAFYDLAPFKVRKVVSVFIHLCTAGVLFTLTYYSYYYVISVYNSGTVTPALEMPEYLVYVPIPLGFLLGGIQFLRNAWVNLRDREHVYLGTDAKDYNDEEKPKIDEATGHL; from the coding sequence TTGAAATTTTTCAGAGCATTAGACAAAGTCATCCTTAAAATAGAAGAATTTATTTTAGGATATGCTGTTCTTATTATCGCTCTCATGGTTGTAGGAAACGCCGTTACACGAGCATTATTCAGCTATTCTATTTTCTTCGCAAATGAAGTCAGCAAAATTGCTATTATTGTTGCCACATTTATGGGGATCAGTTATGCGGCGAGAAAAGGCCGTCACATAAGCATGTCAGCTTTCTACGATTTAGCTCCTTTCAAAGTAAGAAAGGTCGTATCGGTATTTATTCATCTTTGTACGGCAGGTGTTCTCTTTACGCTGACTTACTATTCCTACTACTATGTCATAAGCGTTTATAATTCAGGTACAGTAACACCAGCATTAGAAATGCCTGAGTATCTTGTTTACGTACCGATTCCTCTAGGATTTTTGCTCGGGGGGATACAATTCTTGCGAAATGCGTGGGTGAACCTTCGTGACCGTGAGCACGTTTATTTAGGAACAGATGCAAAGGATTACAATGACGAAGAAAAGCCTAAAATCGATGAGGCTACAGGACATCTATAA
- a CDS encoding GNAT family N-acetyltransferase, with translation MNIAQFKDIHQFKINTHPLLLEKESENNLPLGILGELSNNPSRYHHQETLLTVEENSQPHYLTMRTPPHLWILPSVSGVSREAIKVLADYLYKNGQDVPGVLGAAHIVNWFVEEWTKRTGRRAELHMKQAIYELEQVNKEKKGDGKLAVAKSSDLNWISEWFEQFYKEAQELSQVPYAKQTAKRLLDAQKVYVYQVNGKNVSMVCHSRSTINGATINGVFTPDQYKRKGYATSAVTQLSEKLLKEDKKFCSLYTDLSNPTSNSIYTKIGYKQVGESLVYHFLEG, from the coding sequence ATGAATATAGCTCAGTTTAAAGATATTCACCAATTTAAAATAAACACACATCCACTACTTTTAGAAAAAGAATCAGAGAATAATCTGCCTTTAGGAATATTAGGGGAACTTTCCAATAATCCTTCCCGTTATCATCATCAGGAGACCTTATTGACAGTTGAAGAAAACAGCCAGCCTCATTATTTAACGATGAGGACCCCACCGCATTTGTGGATCCTTCCATCAGTTTCCGGTGTTTCAAGAGAGGCAATAAAAGTGTTAGCTGATTATCTTTATAAAAATGGCCAAGACGTTCCTGGAGTTTTAGGTGCTGCTCATATCGTCAATTGGTTTGTGGAAGAATGGACGAAGCGAACGGGCAGGAGAGCAGAGCTTCACATGAAGCAGGCTATTTATGAGTTGGAGCAAGTGAATAAAGAAAAGAAGGGAGATGGTAAGCTGGCCGTCGCAAAGAGCAGTGATCTTAACTGGATCTCTGAATGGTTTGAGCAGTTCTATAAAGAGGCTCAGGAATTATCCCAGGTACCCTATGCGAAGCAGACAGCCAAAAGATTACTAGATGCGCAAAAGGTGTATGTTTATCAGGTTAACGGGAAAAATGTATCCATGGTTTGTCACAGCCGTTCTACGATCAATGGAGCGACAATCAATGGGGTATTTACACCAGATCAGTACAAAAGAAAAGGCTACGCTACTTCAGCTGTGACTCAGCTCAGTGAGAAACTGCTGAAGGAAGACAAAAAATTCTGTTCACTGTATACGGACTTATCTAATCCTACTTCCAATTCTATCTATACAAAAATCGGGTATAAGCAAGTGGGGGAATCACTCGTTTATCACTTCCTTGAAGGTTAA